One region of Clavibacter michiganensis subsp. tessellarius genomic DNA includes:
- a CDS encoding sensor histidine kinase produces MTLRRRLVLSVVGLLALASILIGAVSILALRASLVQQVDQQLQATAARSESYVDRDPGGYGSFPGAPPGGLGAFGQQVGTISATIIDGVVSGGYIADRSAAAGEPGGAGAVELTERQSQQLQSVPTDGVPRTVDLGGALGSYRLVGGTSSSGATIVTGLPTKPADDVVEQLVLVITVVAALTLALAALLGTAIVRRALRPLDRVVDTATHVAALELDRGDVALEARVPASDTDERTEVGRVGAALNGLLGHVADALSSRQASEAKVRRFVSDASHELRTPLASIRGYAELTRRGPHALPEDVTHSLSRIESESVRMTTIVEDLLLLARLDEGRELESDPVDVTRILLDTVGDASAAGPDHDWDLELPEDSVSVPGDDARLRQVLVNLLANARTHTPAGTRVVASLAVEGAGSEGHAVIRVTDDGPGIPPELQASLFERFVRGDGSRARSTGGTGLGLAIAQAIVAAHDGAVWVESEPGRTVFGVRLPLGRRAAEARATADAPVGAASDHWAPPSGAPVADRPGPHVAG; encoded by the coding sequence ATGACGCTCCGCCGCCGCCTCGTGCTCAGCGTCGTGGGGTTGCTGGCGCTCGCGAGCATCCTGATCGGGGCGGTCAGCATCCTCGCGCTCCGGGCGTCGCTCGTGCAGCAGGTCGACCAGCAGCTGCAGGCCACGGCCGCCCGGTCGGAGAGCTACGTCGACCGGGATCCGGGCGGCTACGGCAGCTTCCCCGGGGCGCCTCCCGGCGGGCTCGGCGCGTTCGGGCAGCAGGTGGGCACGATCAGCGCGACCATCATCGACGGCGTCGTCTCGGGCGGCTACATCGCCGACCGCAGCGCCGCCGCGGGCGAGCCCGGGGGCGCCGGCGCGGTCGAGCTCACGGAACGCCAGAGCCAGCAGCTGCAGAGCGTGCCGACCGACGGCGTCCCCCGCACGGTCGACCTCGGCGGCGCGCTCGGCAGCTACCGGCTCGTGGGCGGCACCTCCTCCTCCGGCGCGACCATCGTCACGGGCCTGCCGACGAAGCCCGCCGACGACGTGGTCGAGCAGCTCGTGCTCGTGATCACCGTGGTCGCCGCCCTCACGCTCGCGCTCGCCGCGCTCCTCGGCACCGCCATCGTCCGCCGCGCGCTGCGTCCGCTCGACCGGGTCGTCGACACGGCGACCCACGTCGCGGCGCTGGAGCTCGACCGCGGCGACGTCGCGCTCGAGGCGCGCGTGCCCGCATCCGACACCGACGAGCGCACCGAGGTGGGCCGCGTCGGTGCCGCGCTGAACGGCCTGCTCGGGCACGTCGCGGACGCGCTGTCGTCGCGGCAGGCCAGCGAGGCCAAGGTCCGGCGGTTCGTGTCGGACGCGAGCCACGAGCTGCGCACGCCGCTCGCCTCCATCCGCGGCTACGCCGAGCTCACCCGCCGCGGCCCGCACGCGCTGCCGGAGGACGTGACGCACTCGCTGTCGCGCATCGAGTCGGAGTCGGTGCGCATGACCACGATCGTCGAGGACCTGCTCCTCCTCGCGCGCCTCGACGAGGGGCGCGAGCTGGAGTCGGATCCGGTCGACGTCACGCGCATCCTGCTCGACACGGTCGGCGACGCGAGCGCGGCCGGCCCCGACCACGACTGGGACCTCGAGCTGCCCGAGGACTCCGTGAGCGTCCCCGGCGACGACGCGCGGCTCCGCCAGGTGCTCGTCAACCTGCTCGCGAACGCCCGCACGCACACGCCCGCGGGCACGCGCGTCGTCGCGTCGCTCGCGGTGGAGGGCGCCGGATCCGAGGGGCACGCGGTCATCCGCGTCACGGACGACGGCCCCGGCATCCCGCCCGAGCTGCAGGCCTCGCTGTTCGAGCGCTTCGTGCGCGGCGACGGATCCCGCGCCCGCTCCACCGGCGGCACGGGCCTCGGCCTCGCGATCGCGCAGGCGATCGTCGCGGCGCACGACGGCGCGGTGTGGGTGGAGTCGGAGCCGGGCCGCACGGTCTTCGGGGTCCGGCTGCCGCTGGGGCGGCGGGCGGCGGAGGCGCGGGCGACGGCGGATGCGCCGGTCGGCGCCGCGTCCGACCACTGGGCGCCGCCGTCGGGCGCGCCCGTCGCGGACCGGCCGGGCCCTCACGTGGCCGGCTGA
- a CDS encoding response regulator transcription factor — MMDPVTTATPSGFQPAAAPQPRLTRADGSPIRVLVVDDEASLTDLLQMALRYEGWQIRTAENGHQALAAAREFKPDAVVLDIMLPDLDGLQVLSRLRADAEDIPVLFLTAKDSLDDRLAGLTAGGDDYVTKPFSLEEVVARLRGLIRRSTLVVSDSVDPVIRVGDLTLDEDSHEVARAGDPIELTATEFELLRYLMRNPRRVLSKLQILDRVWSYDFGGKSSVVEIYISYLRRKIDAGRNPMIHTVRGSGYMLKAAE, encoded by the coding sequence ATGATGGATCCCGTGACCACCGCAACGCCCTCCGGCTTCCAGCCCGCCGCCGCCCCGCAGCCCCGCCTCACCCGTGCGGACGGGTCGCCCATCCGGGTGCTCGTCGTCGACGACGAGGCGTCCCTCACCGACCTGCTCCAGATGGCGCTCCGCTACGAGGGCTGGCAGATCCGCACGGCCGAGAACGGGCACCAGGCGCTCGCCGCCGCGCGCGAGTTCAAGCCCGACGCCGTGGTGCTCGACATCATGCTGCCGGACCTCGACGGCCTCCAGGTGCTGTCGCGCCTGCGGGCCGACGCCGAGGACATCCCCGTGCTCTTCCTCACGGCGAAGGACTCCCTCGACGACCGGCTCGCCGGCCTCACCGCGGGCGGCGACGACTACGTCACCAAGCCGTTCAGCCTCGAGGAGGTCGTGGCCCGGCTGCGCGGCCTCATCCGCCGCTCGACCCTCGTGGTCAGCGACAGCGTCGACCCCGTGATCCGCGTCGGCGACCTCACGCTCGACGAGGACAGCCACGAGGTCGCCCGCGCCGGCGACCCCATCGAGCTCACCGCCACCGAGTTCGAGCTGCTGCGCTACCTGATGCGCAACCCGCGCCGCGTGCTCAGCAAGCTGCAGATCCTCGACCGGGTCTGGAGCTACGACTTCGGCGGCAAGTCGAGCGTGGTCGAGATCTACATCTCCTACCTCCGCCGCAAGATCGACGCCGGGCGGAACCCGATGATCCACACGGTGCGCGGCAGCGGCTACATGCTCAAGGCCGCGGAGTGA
- a CDS encoding tetratricopeptide repeat protein gives MPDDPDAPTRARLLWDEHDRAAALALLKEHLREEPRDGDARLALAELYRELIAPDQAGRWGIASPGWTTEVERDRLARMIAHSGIADHEIPGFLALPTDADLHAEVAALMPAIERHRAEFADPARMTKRERKAARYASTPSSFAYEVADVAADLAWWIIGVVFALGSLLVWVAALCGQPVTALARWTGTATLATTAFVCLARAYTMRTDERARRRRYPDTAPIDVDVLPWVSGGILLGLVVAALVGEGVRSGGPLPF, from the coding sequence GTGCCCGACGATCCCGATGCCCCGACCCGCGCCCGCCTCCTCTGGGACGAGCATGACCGGGCCGCGGCGCTCGCCCTCCTCAAGGAGCACCTGCGCGAGGAACCCCGCGACGGCGACGCCCGGCTCGCCCTCGCCGAGCTGTACCGCGAGCTCATCGCGCCCGACCAGGCCGGCCGCTGGGGCATCGCGTCGCCGGGCTGGACGACGGAGGTCGAGCGCGACCGGCTGGCCCGGATGATCGCGCACTCCGGGATCGCCGACCACGAGATCCCCGGGTTCCTGGCGCTGCCCACGGATGCAGATCTGCACGCGGAGGTGGCGGCGCTGATGCCCGCGATCGAGCGGCACCGCGCGGAGTTCGCCGATCCGGCGCGCATGACCAAGCGCGAGCGGAAGGCGGCGCGCTACGCGAGCACCCCGTCCTCCTTCGCCTACGAGGTGGCGGATGTCGCGGCAGACCTCGCGTGGTGGATCATCGGGGTCGTCTTCGCCCTGGGCTCCCTGCTCGTGTGGGTGGCCGCGCTGTGCGGTCAGCCGGTCACGGCGCTCGCCCGCTGGACGGGCACCGCCACGCTCGCGACGACGGCGTTCGTCTGCCTCGCGCGCGCCTACACGATGCGCACGGACGAGCGGGCCCGGCGCAGGCGATACCCGGACACCGCTCCCATCGACGTCGACGTGCTCCCGTGGGTCAGCGGCGGGATCCTGCTCGGGCTCGTCGTGGCCGCGCTCGTCGGCGAGGGCGTGCGGAGCGGCGGCCCGCTGCCCTTCTGA
- a CDS encoding TerC family protein codes for MNITTTTWLITIAVTIAFFVYEFFTHVRKPHEPTIGESARWSAFYIGLALAFGVGIGFTSDWGYGGEYFAGYLTEKALSIDNLFVFLLIMTGFAVPRKYQQKVLMIGIVIALIMRAGFIALGAALIENFSWVFYIFGALLFVLAYQQIKGDHGGNAADNMFVRIARRILPVHDDFVGDRFTTKIDGKRFVTPLLLCVIAIGFVDLVFALDSIPAIYGLTNEAYIVFTANAFALMGLRQLYFLIGGLLERLVYLSQGLAVILAFIGAKLVLHAMHVNELPFINGGEPMLWAPEIPIWFSLLFIGATITVATVASLAKTRGDKQKEDRASVDGEPVTRATDEGR; via the coding sequence GTGAACATCACCACGACCACCTGGCTCATCACGATCGCGGTCACCATCGCGTTCTTCGTCTACGAGTTCTTCACCCACGTGCGGAAGCCGCACGAGCCCACCATCGGCGAGTCCGCCCGCTGGTCGGCCTTCTACATCGGCCTCGCGCTGGCGTTCGGCGTCGGCATCGGGTTCACCAGCGACTGGGGCTACGGCGGCGAGTACTTCGCCGGCTACCTCACCGAGAAGGCCCTGTCGATCGACAACCTGTTCGTCTTCCTCCTGATCATGACCGGGTTCGCCGTGCCCCGGAAGTACCAGCAGAAGGTGCTGATGATCGGCATCGTCATCGCGCTGATCATGCGCGCCGGCTTCATCGCCCTCGGCGCCGCCCTCATCGAGAACTTCTCCTGGGTCTTCTACATCTTCGGCGCGCTGCTGTTCGTGCTCGCGTACCAGCAGATCAAGGGCGACCACGGCGGCAACGCGGCGGACAACATGTTCGTGCGCATCGCCCGCCGGATCCTCCCCGTGCACGACGACTTCGTCGGCGACCGCTTCACCACGAAGATCGACGGCAAGCGCTTCGTGACGCCGCTCCTTCTCTGCGTCATCGCGATCGGCTTCGTCGACCTGGTGTTCGCGCTCGACTCGATCCCCGCCATCTACGGCCTGACGAACGAGGCGTACATCGTGTTCACCGCGAACGCCTTCGCGCTGATGGGGCTCCGCCAGCTCTACTTCCTCATCGGCGGCCTGCTCGAGCGCCTCGTGTACCTGTCGCAGGGCCTCGCGGTGATCCTCGCGTTCATCGGCGCGAAGCTCGTGCTGCACGCGATGCACGTCAACGAGCTGCCCTTCATCAACGGCGGCGAGCCGATGCTCTGGGCGCCCGAGATCCCGATCTGGTTCTCGCTGCTTTTCATCGGCGCGACCATCACGGTCGCCACCGTCGCGAGCCTCGCGAAGACCCGCGGCGACAAGCAGAAGGAGGACCGCGCGAGCGTCGACGGCGAGCCCGTCACGCGCGCGACGGACGAGGGGCGCTAG
- a CDS encoding PD40 domain-containing protein yields MTLRDGQLARLLVVDVETGAERMVAESAVLHIEAPNWTPDGRWLVVNAEGGLWRLRAPEAEEPDPDLPEPAVDFQAVDLGGVPPINNDHVMSPDGAHVYVSGRDGHLYSVLWNDGAGGPGRRITADRDPALGFKNYLHGVSPDGTTLSVIGGQLDARGEWTTNIHLVPVDGGPTTQLTDDGFPDDGAEFSPDGGWLYYNSERGSDLPGHAQLFTMRIDGTDTHQFTSDERVNWFPHPSPDGEHIVYLSFPPGTLGHPADRDVILRVIDRQSHRTRDLASFPGGQGTINVTSWAPDSRRFAYVAYPFQAPSLT; encoded by the coding sequence GTGACCCTGCGCGACGGCCAGCTGGCCCGTCTCCTCGTCGTCGACGTGGAGACGGGCGCCGAGCGCATGGTCGCCGAGTCGGCCGTGCTGCACATCGAGGCGCCGAACTGGACGCCCGACGGCCGCTGGCTCGTCGTGAACGCGGAGGGCGGCCTCTGGCGGCTGCGCGCGCCCGAGGCGGAGGAGCCGGATCCGGACCTGCCCGAGCCCGCGGTCGACTTCCAGGCCGTCGACCTCGGCGGCGTCCCGCCCATCAACAACGACCACGTCATGTCGCCCGACGGCGCGCACGTGTACGTCTCCGGCCGCGATGGACACCTCTACAGCGTGCTCTGGAACGACGGCGCGGGCGGGCCGGGGCGGCGGATCACGGCGGACCGGGATCCGGCGCTCGGCTTCAAGAACTACCTGCACGGCGTCTCGCCCGACGGCACGACGCTCAGCGTCATCGGCGGCCAGCTCGACGCGCGCGGCGAGTGGACCACGAACATCCACCTCGTGCCCGTCGACGGCGGCCCCACCACGCAGCTCACCGACGACGGCTTCCCCGACGACGGCGCCGAGTTCTCGCCCGACGGCGGCTGGCTGTACTACAACTCGGAGCGCGGATCCGACCTGCCGGGCCACGCGCAGCTGTTCACGATGCGCATCGACGGCACCGACACGCACCAGTTCACCTCCGACGAGCGCGTCAACTGGTTCCCGCACCCGTCGCCGGACGGCGAGCACATCGTCTACCTCTCCTTCCCGCCCGGCACGCTCGGCCACCCCGCCGACCGCGACGTGATCCTCCGCGTCATCGACCGGCAGAGCCACCGCACGCGCGACCTCGCGTCCTTCCCCGGCGGCCAGGGCACCATCAACGTCACCAGCTGGGCACCGGACTCCCGGCGGTTCGCGTACGTCGCCTACCCGTTCCAGGCGCCCAGCCTCACCTGA
- a CDS encoding sugar phosphate isomerase/epimerase family protein, which yields MPESTTPVALFTGQWADLPLEEVARLASGWGFDALEIACSAEHLDVWRAAEDPAYLRGRLEILERHGLQVHALSQHLTGQAVCDDPIDFRHQAILRSKVWGDGQAEGVRQRAAEELKLTAKAAAGLGVTRVTGFTGSRIWPYVAMFPPVPESVIDAGYQDFADRWNPIIDVFDDAGVRYALEVHPSEIAYDYWTTRRTLEAIGHRPGFGLNWDPSHMMWQGIDPVGFLLDFADRIYHVHAKDTRVTSDGRGGRLGSHLPWGNPRRGWDFVSVGHGDVPFERAFRALRSIGYDGPVSVEWEDAGMDRLHGAPDALAQVRSLLWPTPDSLFDSAFANNRDDAPAAGSTGSTGSAA from the coding sequence ATGCCCGAGAGCACCACCCCCGTAGCCCTGTTCACCGGCCAGTGGGCCGACCTGCCCCTGGAGGAGGTGGCCCGGCTCGCGAGCGGCTGGGGGTTCGACGCCCTCGAGATCGCGTGCTCCGCCGAGCACCTCGACGTGTGGCGCGCGGCCGAGGACCCGGCGTACCTCCGAGGCCGCCTCGAGATCCTCGAGCGGCACGGCCTCCAGGTGCACGCGCTCTCGCAGCACCTCACCGGCCAGGCCGTGTGCGACGACCCCATCGACTTCCGGCACCAGGCCATCCTCCGCTCCAAGGTGTGGGGCGACGGCCAGGCGGAGGGCGTCCGCCAGCGCGCGGCCGAGGAGCTGAAGCTCACGGCGAAGGCGGCCGCCGGCCTCGGGGTCACGCGCGTGACGGGCTTCACCGGATCCCGCATCTGGCCGTACGTCGCGATGTTCCCGCCCGTGCCGGAGTCGGTCATCGACGCCGGGTACCAGGACTTCGCCGACCGCTGGAACCCGATCATCGACGTGTTCGACGACGCGGGCGTGCGGTACGCGCTCGAGGTGCACCCGAGCGAGATCGCCTACGACTACTGGACCACCCGCCGCACGCTCGAGGCGATCGGCCACCGCCCCGGCTTCGGCCTCAACTGGGACCCGAGCCACATGATGTGGCAGGGCATCGACCCCGTCGGCTTCCTCCTCGACTTCGCCGACCGGATCTACCACGTGCACGCCAAGGACACGCGGGTGACCTCCGACGGCCGCGGCGGCCGCCTCGGCTCGCACCTCCCGTGGGGCAACCCGCGCCGCGGCTGGGACTTCGTCTCGGTCGGCCACGGCGACGTCCCGTTCGAGCGCGCCTTCCGCGCGCTCCGCAGCATCGGCTACGACGGCCCCGTCTCCGTCGAGTGGGAGGATGCGGGGATGGACCGCCTGCACGGAGCCCCCGACGCCCTCGCCCAGGTGCGCTCCCTCCTCTGGCCGACGCCGGACAGCCTCTTCGACTCGGCGTTCGCGAACAACCGGGACGACGCGCCCGCGGCGGGCTCCACGGGCTCCACCGGATCGGCCGCGTGA
- a CDS encoding ABC transporter permease, with the protein MTGTDPHAAPTVGTPGAPSAPGASVASGPSRQGPAPTPAPLPPRPTARRRAAIYRAHVVSELAQNARMPAFVLPLLAYPVLIYVVVGLPQGGPPSARLSVLLGYVLFSVLGTVTFQFGVGVASARESPWERWLFTAPVPAWIRLAAKLTVACVFGVVFVIPVIAVGVLAGGVRGDPATLAAVALAVLAGAVPMALLGLAMGYWFPARGALGLANLVYLPLSFAGGLFTGGDTSGTPWDPLTVLLPTGAWSTLTSAVARQDLAVVGPPLVILAAWAVLLGGVTLAGYQRTQSANFR; encoded by the coding sequence ATGACCGGCACCGATCCGCACGCCGCCCCGACGGTCGGCACGCCAGGCGCACCAAGCGCACCAGGCGCGTCCGTCGCGTCCGGCCCATCCCGGCAGGGCCCCGCGCCGACCCCCGCCCCGCTCCCGCCCCGCCCCACGGCCCGACGCCGGGCCGCGATCTACCGCGCCCACGTCGTCAGCGAGCTGGCGCAGAACGCCCGCATGCCGGCCTTCGTGCTGCCGCTGCTCGCCTACCCCGTCCTCATCTACGTCGTCGTCGGGCTCCCGCAGGGCGGCCCGCCGAGCGCACGGCTCAGCGTGCTCCTCGGCTACGTGCTCTTCTCCGTCCTCGGCACGGTGACGTTCCAGTTCGGCGTCGGCGTCGCGTCGGCCCGGGAGTCGCCGTGGGAGCGGTGGCTGTTCACGGCGCCCGTGCCAGCGTGGATCCGCCTGGCCGCCAAGCTCACGGTCGCGTGCGTCTTCGGCGTCGTCTTCGTGATCCCGGTGATCGCGGTCGGCGTCCTCGCCGGCGGCGTGCGCGGCGATCCGGCCACGCTCGCCGCCGTCGCGCTCGCCGTGCTGGCCGGCGCCGTCCCGATGGCGCTGCTCGGCCTGGCGATGGGCTACTGGTTCCCCGCCCGCGGCGCGCTCGGCCTCGCGAACCTCGTCTACCTGCCGCTCTCGTTCGCGGGCGGCCTGTTCACGGGCGGCGACACGAGCGGCACGCCCTGGGACCCGCTCACGGTGCTGCTGCCCACCGGCGCGTGGAGCACGCTCACGAGCGCGGTCGCCCGGCAGGACCTCGCGGTGGTCGGCCCGCCTCTGGTGATCCTCGCGGCCTGGGCCGTGCTGCTCGGCGGCGTCACGCTCGCCGGCTACCAGCGCACCCAGTCGGCGAACTTTCGCTGA
- a CDS encoding ABC transporter ATP-binding protein: MTDAVELDGITRAFGRTRALDAASFALAPGLVHALLGPNGSGKTTAIDVLTATRRPDAGRARVLGHDVRRGGPTASLVAVMPQALAFPEYLTVREVLALALVPHAGALTPAAAIDRFDLDRLAARQTGGLSGGERRRVALACVVGAGTPVVVLDEPSAALDIPGRAAVRDAITAVRDSGRTVLLASHDMEEVAALADTVVCLDHGRVLGHWTASDFRGLAGVRRVGFRATPHEARAFVPCGARPEQVAEPLPGERVRWSIDTDRSDAVAGLVLAVIEDPELTVTEPGLGEIFARVLEGGGPGGGGPGGGSPSGGAPGGDASDASAPGSPVPDHGSAAPPAPRADPARRTAHEEPRA, encoded by the coding sequence ATGACTGACGCGGTGGAGCTCGACGGGATCACCCGCGCCTTCGGCCGCACGCGCGCCCTCGATGCGGCGTCCTTCGCGCTCGCACCGGGGCTCGTGCACGCGCTGCTCGGGCCGAACGGATCCGGCAAGACCACGGCCATCGACGTGCTCACGGCGACGCGCCGGCCGGATGCGGGCCGGGCCCGCGTGCTCGGCCACGACGTGCGTCGCGGCGGCCCGACGGCCTCGCTCGTCGCGGTGATGCCGCAGGCGCTCGCGTTCCCCGAGTACCTCACGGTGCGCGAGGTGCTCGCCCTGGCGCTCGTGCCGCACGCGGGCGCGCTGACGCCGGCCGCGGCGATCGACCGCTTCGACCTCGACCGGCTCGCCGCGCGCCAGACCGGCGGGCTGAGCGGCGGCGAGCGGCGTCGGGTCGCGCTCGCCTGCGTGGTGGGCGCGGGCACGCCCGTCGTGGTGCTCGACGAGCCCTCGGCCGCGCTCGACATCCCGGGGCGGGCGGCCGTGCGCGACGCCATCACGGCGGTGCGCGACTCCGGCCGCACCGTGCTCCTCGCCTCGCACGACATGGAGGAGGTCGCCGCGCTCGCCGACACCGTCGTGTGCCTCGACCACGGACGCGTCCTCGGCCACTGGACGGCGTCCGACTTCCGCGGTCTCGCGGGGGTGCGCCGCGTCGGCTTCCGGGCGACGCCGCACGAGGCGCGCGCGTTCGTGCCCTGCGGCGCCCGGCCCGAGCAGGTCGCCGAGCCGCTCCCCGGCGAGCGGGTGCGCTGGAGCATCGACACCGACCGCTCCGACGCGGTCGCGGGACTCGTCCTCGCCGTGATCGAGGATCCGGAGCTCACCGTGACGGAGCCGGGCCTCGGCGAGATCTTCGCGCGCGTGCTCGAGGGCGGAGGGCCGGGCGGCGGAGGGCCGGGCGGCGGGTCGCCGAGTGGCGGGGCGCCGGGCGGCGACGCCTCGGACGCCAGCGCCCCGGGGAGCCCGGTCCCGGATCACGGATCCGCCGCCCCGCCTGCGCCCCGCGCCGACCCCGCCCGCCGCACCGCACACGAGGAGCCCCGCGCATGA
- a CDS encoding SagB/ThcOx family dehydrogenase produces MSITDIGTAPARTAEDGPAGTGAESRPAPAPAGSVGPIFSVGGAVERAAGDLAEDFHEASKITRITHPGWTDVRYAQQLAQEAQGVADAGPGGATSAPRLLPALALPPALPLPHGLGATMAARRSADPDELAAPLALPELATVLRLAYGPRGGGGTGRFVPSAGGLYPLDLHVVVRAAEGVAAGIHQLDPLDEALVDVSGLDRAGRLARFRRAAPTAMAPLAEQAAVTIVITGSFERSRTKYGLRGYRLTLLEAGHVAQNALLVATALGLPSIGWVGFVDHELDAVLGLDGVTQSSLYAVSLGGRPDPGGTGSGPAAAAAPAPAPAPAARRPPDPHAAATGARHFAEEEASHD; encoded by the coding sequence ATGAGCATCACCGACATCGGCACGGCGCCCGCGCGCACGGCGGAGGACGGCCCCGCCGGGACGGGCGCGGAGTCGCGACCCGCCCCGGCGCCCGCCGGCAGCGTCGGCCCGATCTTCAGCGTCGGCGGCGCGGTCGAGCGCGCGGCGGGCGACCTCGCCGAGGACTTCCACGAGGCGTCCAAGATCACCCGCATCACCCACCCGGGCTGGACCGACGTGCGGTACGCGCAGCAGCTGGCACAGGAGGCGCAGGGCGTCGCGGACGCGGGACCGGGCGGCGCCACGAGCGCCCCGCGCCTGCTCCCGGCGCTCGCCCTGCCGCCGGCGCTGCCGCTCCCGCACGGGCTCGGGGCGACGATGGCGGCCCGGCGGTCGGCGGATCCGGACGAGCTCGCGGCGCCCCTCGCGCTCCCGGAGCTCGCGACCGTGCTCCGGCTCGCCTACGGCCCGCGGGGCGGAGGCGGCACCGGCCGCTTCGTGCCCTCGGCCGGCGGGCTCTACCCGCTCGACCTGCACGTCGTGGTGCGGGCGGCCGAGGGCGTCGCGGCGGGTATCCACCAGCTCGACCCGCTCGATGAGGCGCTCGTCGACGTGTCCGGCCTCGACCGCGCCGGCCGGCTCGCCCGCTTCCGACGTGCGGCGCCGACGGCCATGGCGCCTCTCGCGGAGCAGGCGGCCGTGACGATCGTGATCACCGGCAGCTTCGAGCGCTCCCGCACGAAGTACGGGCTGCGCGGGTACCGGCTCACGCTGCTCGAGGCGGGGCACGTGGCGCAGAACGCGCTGCTCGTGGCGACGGCGCTCGGGCTGCCGTCGATCGGCTGGGTCGGCTTCGTCGACCACGAGCTCGACGCCGTGCTCGGGCTCGACGGGGTGACGCAGTCGTCGCTCTACGCGGTCTCGCTGGGCGGGCGTCCGGATCCGGGCGGCACCGGATCCGGGCCCGCAGCCGCAGCCGCGCCCGCACCCGCACCCGCACCCGCCGCGCGGCGTCCCCCCGACCCGCACGCGGCCGCCACCGGCGCGCGGCACTTCGCCGAGGAGGAGGCATCCCATGACTGA
- a CDS encoding YcaO-like family protein, which yields MARLRTAGADVVSPYTGLVAYSHPMAFTPDAIPDALHSARTADTGFLAGIPTEGFSMGPGGDGAAARRSCVGEAVERLSLAGARGAFRAPLGSDARQVEPDAFRRFHPAQREDPAFPFERAERGDLLTWLAARSLHGGRPVHVPAQMVVFDDPHASDGHRERHLEPATSSGVAAGPTFGFAAGRAILELIERDAFQRAWLRGSTPPAFDWRASPRLAEATRRELARLEELCGRFGAAFSLRVLDAAADVPVLLAVLRSDRIGVAVGCAADFRLDRAVLNAVREAVHTHNWCLRLLPRPPVEPSAVVEFEDHVRLHCPPSARPLSAALDASDERVASVGGPSSWGEVVEGLHREGIEVLLAGITSPEVRAAGFHVVRALSPDLVALDVRHDARFLGHPRLYRRWRDGPAIHGPADLVGIPHPFP from the coding sequence GTGGCGCGCCTGAGGACGGCGGGCGCCGACGTGGTGAGCCCGTACACCGGGCTCGTCGCGTACTCGCACCCCATGGCCTTCACGCCGGACGCCATCCCCGACGCCCTGCACTCCGCCCGCACGGCCGACACGGGCTTCCTCGCGGGCATCCCCACCGAGGGGTTCAGCATGGGGCCGGGCGGCGACGGCGCCGCGGCCCGGAGGTCGTGCGTGGGCGAGGCGGTGGAGCGCCTCTCCCTGGCCGGTGCCCGCGGGGCGTTCCGCGCGCCGCTGGGCTCCGACGCCCGCCAGGTCGAGCCGGACGCGTTCCGGCGCTTCCATCCTGCGCAACGCGAGGATCCGGCGTTCCCGTTCGAGCGCGCCGAGCGCGGCGACCTCCTCACCTGGCTCGCCGCGCGCTCGCTGCACGGCGGGAGGCCGGTGCACGTCCCCGCGCAGATGGTGGTCTTCGACGACCCGCACGCGTCCGACGGGCACCGCGAGCGGCACCTGGAGCCGGCCACCTCGTCCGGCGTCGCGGCCGGGCCCACGTTCGGCTTCGCCGCGGGGCGGGCGATCCTCGAGCTCATCGAGCGCGACGCGTTCCAGCGGGCGTGGCTGCGCGGATCCACGCCGCCGGCCTTCGACTGGCGCGCCAGCCCGCGGCTCGCCGAGGCGACCCGGAGGGAGCTCGCGCGGCTGGAGGAGCTCTGCGGGCGGTTCGGCGCCGCCTTCTCGCTGCGCGTGCTCGACGCCGCGGCGGACGTGCCCGTGCTGCTCGCCGTCCTGCGGAGCGACCGGATCGGCGTCGCGGTGGGCTGCGCGGCCGACTTCCGCCTGGACCGGGCCGTGCTCAACGCCGTGCGCGAGGCGGTGCACACCCACAACTGGTGCCTGCGGCTGCTGCCCCGGCCGCCCGTCGAGCCGTCCGCGGTGGTCGAGTTCGAGGACCACGTGCGGCTGCACTGCCCGCCGTCCGCCCGCCCGCTGTCGGCCGCCCTCGACGCGTCGGACGAGCGCGTGGCCTCCGTGGGCGGGCCGTCGAGCTGGGGAGAGGTCGTGGAGGGGCTGCACCGGGAGGGGATCGAGGTGCTGCTGGCCGGGATCACCTCGCCGGAGGTGCGCGCCGCGGGCTTCCACGTGGTGCGCGCGCTGAGCCCCGACCTCGTCGCGCTCGACGTGCGGCACGACGCCCGGTTCCTCGGGCATCCGCGGCTGTACCGGCGCTGGCGGGACGGGCCGGCGATCCACGGGCCGGCCGACCTCGTCGGCATCCCGCACCCGTTCCCGTGA